In one Butyrivibrio proteoclasticus B316 genomic region, the following are encoded:
- a CDS encoding protein translocase subunit SecDF gives MKRLKSVIGLILMLALLGGLGYSAVVGLGSDKSGSLSSIPLGLDLAGGVSITYEVVGDENPDKEDMSDTIYKLQQRVDQYSTESLVYQEGSNRINIEIPGVSDANAILEELGQPGNLYFIAQTDSEGNPNYEYKLDSTYGLFYTYELSKTIEELEADGSIVLSGSDVETAQAVYQQDSYGGNEPVVSLDFTDAGAAAFAEATTKAYANGESIGIYYDGQFISVPKVQAAITDGKAVITGMTDYENAANLASMIRIGGLKLQLNELRSNVVGAQLGSDAIRTSLYAAAVGFALIAVFMIVFFRVLGLSATLALAFYSSLMVFMLSAFEQTLTLPGIAGIILSIGMAVDANVLVFSRIKEEIAGGKDVNEARKAGYNKALSSIIDGNVTTFIVAFWLFILGTGSIKGFAITLMFGIVLSMFTALVITRTITSLLYGIGLQNPVLYGKAKAPVKFDFVGKRKVFYGVSCAIVIAGFIAMGVNAGQGKGAFNYSLDFVGGTSTTVTFSEAKELADLEKTVAEDIKKAAGINQIQIQTVTGTNQVIFKTSTLDVKQREAVEDVLVNNYEVSADNIAAETISSVISSEMRVDAIIALLVSLVCMLIYIWIRFKDIKFGAAAIIALAHDALIVIVSYAFTRYAVGNTFIAVVLTIIGYSINDTIVTFDRIRENLANATSKKEYADLVNGSVAQTVTRSLFTSATTFFTVCALYAFGVADIKAFALPLMVGVICGTYSSIFIASPMWYDLKTKFKTLFTKQAA, from the coding sequence ATGAAACGCTTAAAATCAGTCATCGGACTAATCCTTATGCTGGCTCTCCTTGGGGGACTTGGATATTCAGCAGTTGTAGGACTTGGTTCGGACAAGTCAGGATCTCTGTCCAGTATTCCTTTAGGACTTGATCTTGCAGGTGGTGTCAGCATCACTTATGAAGTAGTTGGGGATGAGAATCCTGACAAAGAGGACATGTCTGATACAATTTACAAGCTCCAGCAGCGTGTAGATCAGTACAGCACAGAGTCACTTGTTTATCAGGAAGGTTCTAACAGAATTAACATTGAGATTCCTGGTGTATCAGATGCCAATGCTATTTTGGAAGAGCTTGGCCAGCCAGGTAACTTGTACTTTATTGCTCAGACAGATTCAGAGGGCAATCCAAACTATGAGTACAAGCTTGATTCAACATATGGCCTTTTCTACACTTATGAACTCAGTAAGACTATAGAGGAACTTGAGGCAGATGGTTCAATTGTTTTGTCAGGTTCAGATGTAGAGACAGCACAGGCTGTATACCAGCAGGATTCATACGGCGGAAATGAGCCTGTAGTATCTCTTGACTTTACAGATGCCGGAGCAGCTGCGTTTGCAGAGGCTACAACCAAGGCTTATGCTAATGGTGAGAGCATCGGTATCTACTATGATGGTCAGTTCATTAGCGTTCCTAAGGTTCAGGCTGCTATTACAGATGGTAAGGCTGTTATCACAGGAATGACAGATTACGAGAATGCTGCAAATCTTGCATCAATGATCAGAATCGGTGGACTTAAGCTTCAGCTTAACGAACTTCGTTCTAACGTAGTAGGTGCTCAGCTTGGTTCAGATGCTATCAGAACTTCACTTTATGCAGCAGCTGTTGGTTTTGCACTTATTGCAGTATTTATGATCGTATTCTTCAGAGTACTTGGTCTTTCTGCAACACTTGCACTTGCATTCTATTCATCACTTATGGTGTTCATGCTCTCAGCATTTGAGCAGACACTTACACTGCCTGGTATTGCAGGTATTATTCTTTCAATCGGTATGGCGGTTGACGCTAACGTTCTTGTATTCTCCAGGATCAAGGAAGAAATTGCCGGTGGTAAGGATGTTAATGAAGCCAGAAAGGCCGGATATAACAAGGCTCTTTCATCTATCATCGATGGTAACGTTACAACATTTATCGTTGCTTTCTGGCTCTTCATTTTGGGAACAGGTTCAATTAAGGGATTTGCTATAACTCTTATGTTTGGTATTGTCCTTTCAATGTTCACTGCTCTTGTTATTACCAGAACAATCACTTCACTCTTATATGGAATCGGCCTCCAGAACCCTGTTCTCTATGGTAAGGCTAAGGCTCCTGTTAAGTTTGATTTCGTTGGCAAGAGAAAGGTATTCTACGGAGTATCATGTGCAATTGTTATTGCAGGCTTCATCGCAATGGGTGTTAACGCAGGTCAGGGCAAGGGAGCATTCAATTACAGCCTTGATTTCGTAGGTGGTACATCTACAACAGTTACTTTCTCAGAAGCCAAGGAACTTGCTGATCTTGAGAAGACAGTAGCTGAGGATATCAAGAAGGCTGCTGGAATCAATCAGATCCAGATTCAGACAGTTACAGGCACAAATCAGGTTATCTTCAAGACATCAACTCTTGATGTTAAGCAGAGAGAGGCAGTAGAAGATGTACTTGTTAATAACTACGAAGTATCAGCTGACAACATTGCAGCAGAGACAATCAGTTCAGTTATCAGTAGCGAGATGAGAGTTGATGCTATTATTGCTCTTTTAGTATCACTTGTATGTATGCTCATTTATATCTGGATCAGATTCAAGGATATCAAGTTCGGTGCTGCTGCTATTATCGCACTTGCTCATGATGCACTTATCGTAATTGTATCTTATGCATTTACAAGATATGCAGTAGGTAACACATTCATAGCTGTTGTACTTACAATCATCGGTTACTCTATCAACGATACAATCGTTACCTTCGACCGTATCAGAGAGAACCTTGCTAATGCAACTAGCAAGAAGGAATACGCAGATCTTGTTAACGGAAGTGTAGCTCAGACAGTTACACGAAGCTTGTTCACATCAGCTACAACATTCTTCACAGTATGTGCTCTTTATGCATTTGGTGTTGCTGATATAAAGGCTTTCGCACTTCCTCTTATGGTTGGTGTAATCTGTGGTACTTATTCTTCAATCTTTATTGCGTCACCTATGTGGTATGACCTTAAGACTAAGTTCAAGACACTGTTTACAAAGCAGGCAGCATAA
- the scfB gene encoding thioether cross-link-forming SCIFF peptide maturase, translating into MIHAYKNNGYNIVLDVNSGSVHVVDDVVFDLVEVIEQRLQDKYGTAAAAEDNNGVDEADVKWLLEDVLATTDVRDRYSEDEIREAIEELLELRASEVLYVDDVYENYVEDFQNRDTVIKALCLNIAHDCNLRCKYCFADEGEYHGRRALMTEEVGKAALDFLIKNSGNRRNLEVDFFGGEPLMNWEVVKKIVEYGRSIEKEHNKNFRFTITTNGTLLNDEILEYVNKEMGNIVLSIDGRKEVNDFMRPRKGGQGCYDDIVPKFQKVAESRHQLRYFVRGTFTHNNLDFSEDVKHLADLGFKQISVEPVVAKPEDWYALKDEDIPKLCEEYDKLAKFYIERHNEGRGFNFFHFNIDLEGGPCVAKRLSGCGSGCEYLGVTPWGDLYPCHQFVGNEDFIMGNVFDGITRNDIREMFKKSNVYSRPECEKCFARYYCSGGCAANAYNFNGDINTTYKHGCELQRKRIECAIMIKAALAEEEG; encoded by the coding sequence ATGATTCACGCTTACAAGAACAACGGTTATAATATTGTTCTGGACGTTAATAGCGGATCAGTACATGTTGTTGATGATGTTGTTTTTGACCTTGTAGAGGTCATAGAACAAAGACTGCAGGACAAATATGGCACTGCAGCAGCTGCTGAGGACAATAACGGCGTAGATGAAGCCGATGTTAAGTGGCTTTTAGAGGATGTTCTCGCAACTACAGATGTGAGAGACAGATACTCAGAGGATGAGATCAGGGAAGCTATCGAGGAGCTTCTTGAACTCAGAGCTTCAGAAGTTCTCTATGTTGATGATGTTTATGAGAATTATGTAGAGGATTTCCAGAACAGAGATACAGTTATCAAGGCACTTTGCCTTAATATAGCTCATGATTGTAATCTCAGATGCAAATATTGTTTTGCTGATGAGGGTGAATATCATGGCAGAAGAGCTCTTATGACTGAGGAAGTTGGTAAGGCTGCACTTGATTTCCTTATCAAGAATTCCGGTAACAGACGTAATCTTGAGGTTGACTTCTTTGGCGGTGAACCACTTATGAACTGGGAAGTTGTCAAGAAAATCGTTGAGTACGGCAGATCAATAGAAAAAGAGCACAACAAGAATTTCAGATTTACAATTACTACAAACGGAACTCTCCTTAATGACGAGATACTTGAGTATGTTAACAAGGAGATGGGAAATATAGTTCTTTCTATCGACGGACGTAAGGAAGTTAATGATTTCATGCGTCCCAGAAAGGGCGGCCAGGGATGCTATGATGACATAGTTCCCAAATTCCAGAAGGTTGCTGAGAGCCGTCACCAGCTCAGATATTTTGTAAGAGGAACATTTACACATAACAACCTCGACTTCTCAGAAGATGTCAAGCATCTTGCGGACCTCGGATTTAAACAGATTTCAGTAGAACCTGTTGTAGCCAAGCCTGAAGACTGGTATGCTCTTAAGGACGAGGATATTCCTAAGCTCTGTGAGGAATATGACAAGCTTGCCAAATTCTATATTGAGAGACATAATGAGGGAAGAGGCTTTAATTTCTTCCACTTCAACATTGATCTTGAGGGAGGCCCTTGCGTAGCCAAGAGACTTTCAGGATGTGGTTCAGGATGTGAGTATCTGGGTGTTACACCTTGGGGTGATCTCTATCCTTGCCACCAGTTTGTGGGTAATGAAGACTTCATTATGGGGAACGTCTTCGATGGAATAACCAGAAATGACATTCGTGAAATGTTCAAGAAGAGCAATGTTTATTCCAGACCTGAATGTGAGAAGTGTTTTGCCAGATATTATTGTAGCGGCGGATGTGCTGCCAACGCTTATAATTTCAATGGCGACATCAATACGACATATAAGCACGGATGTGAGCTTCAGAGGAAGCGCATAGAATGTGCCATTATGATAAAAGCGGCTTTAGCCGAAGAAGAAGGTTAA
- the scfA gene encoding six-cysteine ranthipeptide SCIFF → MKHVKSLVTRNLKESMKKGGCGECQTSCQSACKTSCTVGNQSCEQLSK, encoded by the coding sequence ATGAAACACGTTAAATCATTAGTTACAAGAAATCTTAAGGAATCAATGAAGAAGGGCGGATGCGGCGAGTGCCAGACATCTTGCCAGTCTGCTTGCAAGACTTCCTGCACAGTAGGAAATCAGAGCTGCGAACAGCTTAGCAAGTAA
- a CDS encoding HlyC/CorC family transporter, with amino-acid sequence MNVHLVRLIVLIVLVLLSAFFSSAETAFMTVNRVKIKALADEGNKRAASVIRICEDTQKMLSAILIGNNIVNLSASALMTIFVTDLWGSLAVGIGTGVLTLVVLVFGEILPKTIATAYSENISLWYAGVILFIMAITKPLSFIINGVASAILKLLRVDVQNRVAMTENELKTYVDVSHEDGVIETGEKEIIYNVFDFSDAVAKDIMIPRIDMSCVSSDDDYNEVMRVFKDEMYTRIPVYEGNEQDNIIGLINIKDLILVQDKDNFKIKDYIRKAYYTYEFKKTADLLVEMRERSQNVAFVLSEYGTTVGMITLEDLLEEIVGEIRDEYDSDEAQFIKDLGDNKYLVEGNMKLDDINDALGTNLDSEDYDSIGGLMIENLDRLPGYGETVNLDNGITLTARAIKRNRITKVLMHVEPVHEQETEEDNKE; translated from the coding sequence TTGAACGTTCACTTGGTCAGGCTGATAGTGCTAATTGTGTTAGTGCTTCTTTCAGCTTTTTTCTCTTCTGCAGAGACAGCTTTTATGACTGTAAACAGAGTCAAGATCAAGGCACTTGCAGATGAAGGAAATAAAAGAGCTGCATCTGTTATCAGAATTTGTGAAGACACACAGAAGATGCTATCAGCGATCCTGATTGGTAATAATATAGTTAATCTGAGCGCATCGGCACTTATGACAATCTTTGTTACAGACCTCTGGGGAAGTCTGGCGGTAGGAATTGGTACCGGTGTTCTCACACTTGTTGTACTGGTATTTGGAGAGATCCTTCCTAAGACCATAGCAACAGCATATTCGGAGAATATATCTCTTTGGTATGCGGGGGTTATTCTTTTTATCATGGCTATTACCAAGCCGCTTAGCTTTATCATCAACGGAGTAGCATCTGCAATCTTAAAGCTTTTAAGAGTTGATGTGCAGAACAGGGTGGCTATGACAGAGAATGAGCTTAAGACCTACGTTGATGTAAGCCATGAGGACGGCGTAATTGAGACCGGAGAAAAAGAGATCATTTACAATGTATTTGATTTCAGTGATGCGGTTGCCAAGGACATCATGATACCAAGGATCGATATGTCATGTGTCAGCTCAGATGACGACTATAACGAAGTCATGAGGGTGTTCAAGGACGAAATGTACACCAGAATACCTGTTTATGAAGGGAATGAACAGGATAATATCATTGGTCTTATAAATATCAAGGACCTTATTCTCGTTCAGGATAAAGATAATTTCAAGATTAAGGACTACATCAGAAAAGCTTATTATACCTATGAATTCAAGAAGACGGCAGATCTTTTGGTTGAGATGAGAGAAAGGTCTCAGAATGTGGCCTTTGTCCTGTCTGAATACGGCACAACAGTTGGCATGATCACTTTGGAAGATCTTCTGGAAGAAATTGTTGGTGAGATCAGAGATGAATATGACTCTGATGAAGCTCAGTTTATCAAGGATCTTGGAGACAACAAGTATCTGGTGGAAGGTAACATGAAGCTTGATGATATCAATGATGCGCTTGGAACCAACCTTGATTCCGAGGACTATGATTCTATCGGCGGACTTATGATAGAAAACCTCGACAGACTTCCGGGATATGGAGAAACTGTCAACCTTGATAATGGAATAACTCTTACTGCAAGGGCTATCAAGCGCAATAGGATTACCAAGGTTTTGATGCATGTTGAGCCTGTTCATGAGCAGGAAACAGAGGAAGATAATAAAGAATAA
- a CDS encoding HAD family hydrolase, with the protein MKCNTIIFDLDGTLLNTLEDLMDSVNYALSQYGMPKRELEEIRHFVGNGVERLMELSVPDGKNNPVFQEAFACFKEHYLIHCNDKTGPYPHIMELLEALHDKGYNMAIVSNKYMNAVKELNELYFSRFIKVAIGESAGIRKKPAPDTVEEAIRQLGVSKDSCVYVGDSEVDHMTAVNSGLRCISCLWGFRTKEELIKAGAGNNIFVTDPMQILEVIQEEEL; encoded by the coding sequence ATGAAATGTAATACTATTATTTTTGACCTTGACGGAACACTTCTGAATACACTTGAGGATTTGATGGACAGCGTTAATTATGCGCTTTCACAGTATGGAATGCCGAAGAGGGAACTAGAAGAGATCAGACACTTTGTAGGAAATGGTGTTGAGAGACTAATGGAGCTTTCAGTACCTGATGGCAAGAATAACCCTGTTTTTCAGGAAGCCTTTGCCTGTTTCAAGGAACACTATCTGATCCACTGTAACGACAAGACGGGGCCATATCCTCATATTATGGAGCTTTTGGAAGCTCTTCATGATAAAGGGTATAACATGGCAATTGTATCCAATAAATACATGAACGCTGTTAAAGAGCTCAATGAGCTGTATTTTAGCAGGTTCATCAAGGTTGCTATCGGCGAATCTGCCGGTATTCGCAAAAAGCCTGCTCCGGACACAGTGGAAGAGGCAATCAGACAACTTGGCGTCAGCAAGGACAGCTGTGTATACGTAGGTGATTCTGAAGTTGATCATATGACAGCTGTTAACAGTGGCCTTAGATGTATATCATGTCTGTGGGGCTTTAGAACGAAGGAAGAGCTTATTAAGGCAGGAGCCGGAAACAATATTTTTGTGACGGATCCAATGCAAATACTTGAGGTTATACAGGAGGAAGAACTTTGA
- the rhaM gene encoding L-rhamnose mutarotase, whose protein sequence is MIRKGFKMKLYPGMEKEYEKRHNELWPEMQQMIHEHGGHNYSIYLDPETLVLYGYIEIEDEELWAKSADTEINRKWWDFMADIMETNPDNSPVAVDLHPVFHLD, encoded by the coding sequence ATGATCAGAAAAGGCTTTAAAATGAAGCTGTATCCGGGAATGGAAAAAGAGTACGAGAAGAGACACAATGAGCTGTGGCCTGAAATGCAGCAGATGATCCATGAGCATGGAGGACACAACTATAGTATTTATCTTGACCCAGAGACTCTTGTTCTCTATGGATACATAGAAATAGAAGATGAGGAGTTGTGGGCAAAGAGTGCAGATACCGAGATCAACCGCAAATGGTGGGATTTCATGGCTGATATCATGGAAACCAATCCTGACAACAGCCCTGTTGCAGTCGATTTGCACCCTGTGTTCCATTTAGACTGA
- the hisS gene encoding histidine--tRNA ligase — MALIKKPVTGMRDILPSEMQLRDYCIGVIKKTYAEFGFTSIETPVVESLANLNSKQGGENEKLIFKVMKRGEKLNLETAKEENDLTDSGLRYDLTVPLVRFYANHANELPSPFKALQMGNVFRADRPQKGRYRQFMQCDIDILGEPSNLAEIELILATTTTLGRLGFKDFKIRINDRRMLKAMAAYSGFAEEEYDNVFITLDKMDKIGIDGVAEELVKQGYPQENVDKYLELFREAEGKKNLEAIKVIADKIGDFLDEDTKNNLNEIISSVDASKTAQFEMEFDPTLVRGMSYYTGTIFEIAMTQYGGSCGGGGRYDKMVGKFLGQDTPACGFSIGFERIIMIMMDEGFKIPGENDKVAFLIEKGIKGERLTEIIAEAQKERAAGKKVLTVRMAKNKKFQKQQLSEEGYEDIRDFYEKPLN, encoded by the coding sequence ATGGCATTAATTAAGAAACCTGTTACAGGAATGAGAGATATTCTTCCCTCAGAAATGCAGCTGAGGGATTATTGCATTGGTGTTATCAAGAAGACCTATGCAGAATTTGGATTTACTTCAATAGAGACACCAGTTGTTGAGTCTTTGGCCAATCTCAACAGCAAACAGGGTGGTGAGAATGAGAAGCTTATCTTTAAGGTAATGAAGAGAGGAGAGAAACTCAATCTTGAGACTGCCAAAGAGGAAAATGATCTCACAGATTCAGGTCTTCGTTATGATCTGACAGTGCCTCTTGTTCGTTTCTATGCTAATCACGCTAACGAGCTCCCATCACCTTTTAAGGCTCTTCAGATGGGCAATGTTTTCAGAGCTGACAGACCTCAGAAGGGCAGATACCGTCAGTTCATGCAGTGCGATATCGATATTCTTGGCGAGCCTTCCAATCTTGCGGAAATAGAGCTTATCCTTGCTACAACTACCACACTTGGAAGACTTGGATTTAAGGATTTCAAAATCAGGATCAATGATAGAAGAATGCTCAAGGCTATGGCTGCTTACAGCGGATTTGCCGAGGAAGAGTATGACAATGTATTCATCACTCTTGATAAGATGGACAAGATAGGTATAGACGGAGTGGCAGAGGAACTTGTTAAGCAGGGCTATCCTCAGGAGAACGTTGATAAATATCTTGAACTTTTCAGAGAGGCTGAAGGCAAGAAGAACCTTGAAGCTATCAAGGTTATCGCTGATAAAATTGGTGATTTCCTTGATGAAGACACCAAGAATAACCTTAACGAGATCATCAGCAGTGTAGACGCTTCCAAGACAGCTCAGTTCGAGATGGAGTTTGATCCTACACTTGTTAGAGGAATGAGCTATTACACAGGAACTATTTTTGAGATTGCAATGACACAGTATGGCGGAAGCTGCGGTGGTGGCGGACGTTACGACAAGATGGTTGGCAAATTCCTTGGCCAGGATACACCTGCATGTGGATTTTCTATTGGCTTTGAGCGTATTATCATGATCATGATGGATGAAGGCTTCAAGATTCCTGGCGAGAATGATAAGGTGGCTTTCCTTATAGAAAAAGGCATCAAGGGAGAGAGACTTACAGAGATCATCGCTGAAGCTCAGAAAGAACGAGCTGCAGGCAAGAAGGTTCTCACTGTTCGTATGGCCAAGAACAAGAAATTCCAGAAACAGCAGCTAAGTGAAGAGGGTTATGAAGATATCAGGGATTTCTATGAAAAACCTCTAAATTGA
- a CDS encoding EAL domain-containing protein, whose protein sequence is MELITNPQSYNICFSIASLLLIMVTYLIHASEDKVYNKQGHIFGALILDAFMLNLMGFVHNIYLYSDVAKTIIGYEGNTYVVIAEKMFAHLLPYLSITYVMSLFQLNLDRLWKKAVMIFPVFYAIAVFVIGFFTNFYFYFTEEGNLKYIYPQGATVYLGADLYFAFATYLLIKYSRSLSTEKAYALWVYYFLMMLAVPVRIFTKSSSIFEFSVSLALLLCVYTFQNPSEFVDRFSGAATRNALHFSILTNLLQKKEFTLYGIHIDRLSAAVGEKSPELSAELLSQMTDYLKGLSPDGIVYYPYMDDFIILFPGVTADESIIEKTSDQVRRRFKDIWKVGDEELKFFETPYVLSFPEEIDSLERYQEVKVVLDKVLVKQARDIVHFSDINLKVIEHDKKVDSIVKHALEDGLLEVYYQPIYSPVTGKFSSCEALLRLKDPQLGFISPAIFMPIAERNGTILEIDRFVLNNVCDMIANADVRKYGLEYTEVNLSVVDCIQTNLADNVMGTLDKYGVDTSEINFEITETYEQGITAVMDENITGLRDKGITFSMDDFGTGYSNIVRIATMPVEIFKLDKSIIQSAFDSEKSYMVMLNLIRIIKSLGKEIVAEGVETGEQARQLIKLGCDHIQGFFYARPMPKDQFVQFLKEHNG, encoded by the coding sequence ATGGAACTTATTACTAACCCTCAATCCTATAATATATGCTTTTCGATTGCATCTCTTTTGCTTATTATGGTGACTTATCTGATACATGCTTCTGAGGATAAGGTCTACAATAAGCAGGGGCATATTTTTGGTGCACTTATTCTTGATGCATTTATGCTAAATCTTATGGGATTTGTCCATAATATTTATCTGTATAGCGATGTTGCCAAAACTATTATTGGATATGAGGGAAACACATATGTTGTCATAGCTGAAAAGATGTTTGCGCACCTTCTTCCTTATTTGTCTATTACTTATGTAATGAGCCTTTTCCAGCTTAATCTTGACAGGCTTTGGAAAAAAGCGGTTATGATCTTCCCGGTGTTCTATGCTATAGCAGTGTTTGTCATAGGCTTTTTTACAAACTTCTATTTCTATTTCACAGAGGAAGGAAATCTGAAATACATATACCCTCAGGGGGCGACTGTGTACCTGGGTGCGGATCTGTATTTTGCCTTTGCAACTTATCTTCTCATCAAATATTCCAGGTCGCTTAGTACAGAAAAAGCCTATGCGCTGTGGGTTTATTATTTTCTGATGATGCTTGCTGTTCCGGTCAGGATCTTTACTAAATCAAGCTCTATCTTTGAATTTAGTGTTTCACTGGCGCTTCTTTTGTGTGTATATACTTTCCAAAACCCAAGTGAGTTTGTAGACAGATTCTCGGGAGCTGCCACCCGGAATGCGCTACATTTTTCTATTTTGACAAATCTTTTGCAGAAAAAAGAATTCACTCTTTATGGAATACATATCGACAGGCTTTCGGCAGCAGTTGGAGAAAAATCTCCGGAGCTGTCTGCTGAGCTGCTCTCACAGATGACAGATTATTTGAAGGGCTTAAGCCCTGATGGAATAGTATATTATCCTTATATGGATGACTTTATTATCCTGTTTCCGGGAGTGACTGCTGATGAGAGCATCATAGAGAAGACCTCCGATCAGGTCAGAAGGCGCTTTAAGGATATCTGGAAAGTGGGAGATGAGGAGCTTAAGTTTTTTGAAACGCCTTATGTTCTCTCTTTCCCTGAAGAAATAGACTCTCTGGAGAGATATCAGGAAGTAAAGGTGGTTCTGGATAAGGTACTGGTTAAGCAGGCAAGAGACATTGTGCATTTCTCTGACATTAATCTTAAAGTCATTGAACATGATAAAAAAGTCGACAGCATAGTCAAGCATGCTCTTGAAGACGGACTTTTGGAAGTATATTATCAACCGATATATTCTCCGGTAACAGGCAAGTTTTCATCCTGTGAAGCACTTTTGAGGCTCAAGGATCCGCAGCTTGGATTTATCTCTCCTGCAATCTTTATGCCTATAGCAGAGAGAAACGGTACAATTCTTGAAATAGACAGATTTGTTCTGAATAATGTGTGTGATATGATCGCAAATGCAGATGTCAGAAAATACGGCCTTGAATATACAGAAGTAAACTTATCCGTAGTTGACTGTATTCAGACTAATCTTGCGGATAACGTAATGGGAACACTTGATAAATATGGAGTGGATACCAGCGAGATCAATTTTGAAATCACAGAGACTTATGAACAGGGTATTACTGCTGTAATGGATGAGAATATCACAGGACTCAGGGATAAAGGTATTACTTTTTCCATGGACGATTTTGGAACGGGTTATTCCAACATAGTAAGAATTGCGACTATGCCTGTAGAGATCTTTAAACTTGATAAGAGCATCATTCAGTCTGCTTTTGACTCTGAGAAATCTTATATGGTCATGTTAAATCTTATCAGGATCATCAAATCTCTTGGAAAAGAGATTGTGGCAGAGGGCGTTGAAACAGGTGAGCAGGCGCGTCAGCTTATTAAGCTTGGGTGCGATCATATTCAAGGATTCTTCTATGCCCGCCCTATGCCCAAAGATCAGTTTGTGCAGTTCCTCAAAGAGCATAACGGATAG